One genomic window of Leptospira perdikensis includes the following:
- a CDS encoding BamA/OMP85 family outer membrane protein — MNIRKKIKFLSLFVLSLLLLVSAEWVSLWSNRSVFLDKVITKVEFKGNINTSSDDILDLMDMRPGMQLSQGLLNADMRALFVSGFFYHIDIQGEADGDGVKILVVVKERPRVKDIDFIGADEVFPSDLRDKIPLKENEVITPKKVTLSKEVILKKYRDEGFFLAYVRFETEPVNPDTNTVKVKFIIDEGEEIPVSKINIFGNSEIDTYDVQGIMDLKESGIIESGVFKESAFESDKQKIAAYLKSRGYVDAELSNEGTNWEIRWENPQKKDKRVVIVNFKIIEGEQYFYNGYSTSHDMTIAPNGMPQFLNKENNPIGTPKEEWSPVYPVKYLEDQFEFAPADVGEVFDETKFQKDRASINEAYSAKGYLFAQVIPRRKVIELSDGSLSRYENCDKRGSADATSDCNEEYNRLNVAKLRKIYEDEPKLRGKKFIHVDFTIRENNLAFIENIIIKGNKKTQDRVIRRELLFKPGDLFNSTLVNRSRERIFNLGYFKEVNFNMRPGSDETKMNLIIELVEQPTGTVSMGGGYGTITGFSIFTQLGENNLNGSGQQITGRVEFGPIRRYLQISWTEPWFMDKPWSLTLSAFYSSRTLFVGATSITENNNQGIKEVASYERSGVGVSAGLGHRFLINWTHFHRYSPSFFASTRPTSLVSDQVLAEVDRGWQFRSQLTNGIAYDSRDNVFNSTQGFNLIFSVDNVGQFLGGESHFDQFSPILEYYHTWFDYTFFGLIRKNALRRWRVVQQFRTSSVFTFERTPKYKNQDKERIPYIQVQDRLFLGGYESLRGWFFDDKYYPDEWKNGASSRVLFTSELRFPIEPSLLWFVVFFDAGAMYEELNRAVGERKEYFKNYDALVRAQRYSEPVETYLYENYNSYGQKLPESPLVVNDPGNLVLSSKNLSMSNFRFSWGFGLRIQIPVLPLRLYFAQRIRYTGVEERPFGLYPDNNSFQFVFGIGDMRF, encoded by the coding sequence TTGAATATTCGAAAAAAAATAAAGTTTTTAAGTCTTTTTGTTTTATCTCTCCTTTTACTGGTTTCGGCAGAGTGGGTTTCTCTTTGGTCGAATCGATCTGTATTCTTAGATAAAGTCATTACTAAAGTTGAATTTAAGGGAAATATAAATACATCTTCTGATGATATCTTAGATTTAATGGACATGCGCCCTGGCATGCAATTGTCTCAAGGTTTACTGAATGCAGACATGCGTGCTTTGTTTGTTTCTGGATTCTTCTATCATATTGATATCCAAGGCGAAGCAGACGGGGATGGTGTTAAAATCCTTGTGGTAGTCAAAGAAAGACCACGAGTGAAAGACATTGATTTTATTGGTGCCGACGAAGTATTCCCTTCTGACTTACGTGATAAAATTCCGCTAAAAGAAAATGAGGTAATCACTCCCAAAAAAGTTACTTTATCGAAGGAAGTGATTTTAAAGAAGTATCGCGACGAAGGTTTTTTCCTAGCTTACGTTCGTTTTGAAACAGAGCCCGTTAACCCGGACACAAACACTGTAAAAGTAAAATTCATTATTGATGAAGGGGAAGAGATCCCTGTCAGTAAAATCAATATCTTTGGGAATAGTGAAATTGATACCTATGATGTCCAAGGAATCATGGATTTAAAAGAAAGCGGAATCATTGAATCGGGAGTCTTTAAAGAATCGGCTTTTGAATCAGACAAACAAAAAATCGCTGCTTATTTAAAATCCAGAGGATATGTCGATGCAGAACTTAGCAACGAAGGAACCAATTGGGAAATTCGTTGGGAAAATCCTCAAAAAAAAGATAAACGAGTTGTTATTGTTAATTTTAAAATCATAGAAGGGGAACAGTATTTTTATAACGGGTATTCGACAAGTCATGATATGACCATTGCTCCCAATGGGATGCCTCAGTTTTTAAATAAGGAAAATAACCCAATCGGAACACCTAAAGAAGAATGGTCTCCCGTTTATCCTGTGAAATATTTAGAGGACCAATTTGAATTTGCTCCGGCTGATGTGGGTGAAGTTTTTGATGAAACCAAATTTCAGAAGGATAGAGCATCCATCAACGAAGCCTATTCTGCAAAAGGATATTTATTTGCGCAAGTGATACCTCGTAGAAAGGTAATCGAGTTGAGTGATGGTTCTCTGTCACGTTATGAGAATTGTGATAAACGAGGAAGTGCTGATGCTACTTCTGATTGTAATGAAGAATACAATCGCCTAAATGTAGCTAAGTTAAGAAAAATTTACGAAGATGAACCTAAACTAAGAGGAAAAAAATTCATTCACGTGGATTTTACCATTCGTGAAAACAACTTAGCTTTTATCGAAAATATTATTATTAAAGGAAATAAAAAAACACAAGACCGTGTGATTCGAAGGGAACTTCTTTTTAAACCGGGAGATCTTTTTAATTCCACTTTAGTAAACCGGTCTCGTGAACGTATCTTTAACTTAGGTTATTTTAAAGAAGTAAACTTTAATATGAGGCCTGGTTCTGACGAAACGAAAATGAACCTCATTATTGAGCTCGTAGAACAACCAACAGGTACTGTTTCTATGGGGGGTGGATACGGAACCATTACCGGGTTTTCCATTTTTACTCAATTAGGTGAAAATAACTTAAATGGATCCGGGCAACAAATCACAGGCCGTGTGGAATTTGGACCAATTCGCCGTTATTTGCAAATATCTTGGACAGAACCTTGGTTTATGGATAAACCTTGGTCACTCACTCTTTCTGCATTTTATTCTTCCCGAACTTTGTTTGTGGGAGCCACATCTATCACAGAAAACAACAACCAAGGGATTAAAGAAGTTGCTTCCTATGAAAGATCTGGGGTGGGTGTGAGTGCGGGTCTTGGTCATAGATTTCTGATCAACTGGACACATTTTCATCGTTACTCACCGTCTTTTTTCGCATCCACTCGTCCGACCTCACTTGTATCTGACCAAGTACTTGCGGAAGTTGATCGCGGTTGGCAATTTCGATCGCAACTTACAAATGGTATCGCTTACGATAGTAGGGATAACGTATTTAATTCGACTCAAGGTTTTAATTTGATTTTCTCTGTGGACAATGTCGGGCAGTTCCTTGGTGGAGAGTCGCATTTCGACCAATTCAGCCCTATTTTGGAATACTACCATACTTGGTTTGATTATACTTTTTTTGGACTCATTCGCAAAAATGCTCTTAGGCGATGGCGAGTGGTGCAACAATTTAGAACTTCATCTGTATTCACATTTGAGAGAACTCCGAAATATAAAAATCAAGATAAAGAACGAATTCCATACATTCAGGTGCAAGACCGTTTGTTTCTTGGAGGGTATGAATCTCTTCGTGGTTGGTTCTTTGATGATAAATATTATCCGGATGAATGGAAAAACGGTGCTTCCAGCCGGGTCTTGTTTACTTCTGAGTTAAGATTTCCGATTGAACCTTCATTACTTTGGTTTGTTGTTTTCTTCGATGCGGGCGCAATGTATGAAGAACTCAATCGAGCAGTCGGAGAAAGGAAAGAATATTTTAAAAACTATGATGCCCTGGTTCGAGCACAAAGATATTCGGAACCAGTGGAAACCTATCTTTATGAAAATTACAACTCGTATGGCCAAAAACTTCCAGAGTCACCTCTTGTTGTAAATGATCCTGGAAACTTAGTTCTTTCCAGTAAAAACTTATCTATGTCAAACTTTCGATTTTCATGGGGTTTTGGTCTCAGGATTCAAATTCCAGTATTACCACTTCGTTTGTATTTTGCACAAAGGATTCGTTATACGGGTGTAGAAGAAAGGCCTTTTGGACTTTATCCAGATAATAATAGTTTTCAGTTTGTTTTTGGTATTGGGGATATGCGATTCTAA
- a CDS encoding patatin-like phospholipase family protein: MKDLEGKIHLVSSLPLFRSLSRKEKVWVAESVHIVESEREETLFTAGDSDRSLFLILSGGIKLFLPKKGEGKREEEVQYLKKGEYFGIQSLLTGEKHSHTAVTVTESRFLVLSQSGFQKLIQKIPYLSITFSKMLTKSLRGELIGGREYFRNSVVCLVHSDPVASDHLAKDLVSSIEEESGKKSIVLHFAQNGQSESPYLKSYKFKDSDRIKETLGKHYASHSFIFLEVFPDTDEELKRLLIDESDHIENYLSPDKKINLCDSITSESKENEILYHETNIRDLIEHGKWEIHIRRKARELSGVQIGVALGGGAALGLAQVGIMKVMEEEGLVPDMIAGTSIGAVIGAFWASGLGYKGILPLLAEIDSIFKMFKLVDLSFPGQGLLHGKHVRSLLEKYLGDLYFEDLPIKLRLISCDITTRQEIVLSEGKVLDAVMSSISIPGVFVPQPQENGKTYVDGGIVNPLPVSALTHEGVGKIIAVNSMPSSKDEMKTNKLLNLNVLDIIVNSLYSLQYRIGKYSAQEADVYLNPILPNSNWFEFWRSAEFIQLGETVVKSSLEEIKQLFSEKS, translated from the coding sequence ATGAAAGATTTAGAAGGAAAAATTCACCTTGTTTCCAGCCTTCCTTTATTTCGGAGTTTATCCCGAAAAGAAAAGGTTTGGGTTGCCGAATCCGTTCATATCGTGGAATCAGAAAGAGAAGAAACACTCTTTACTGCGGGAGACTCTGATCGAAGTTTATTTTTAATTCTTTCTGGCGGAATCAAATTGTTTCTCCCCAAAAAAGGAGAAGGGAAAAGGGAAGAAGAAGTACAATACCTCAAAAAAGGTGAGTATTTTGGAATTCAATCTCTGCTCACAGGAGAAAAACATAGCCATACAGCCGTTACTGTTACTGAATCAAGATTTCTTGTTCTCTCTCAATCTGGATTCCAAAAATTAATCCAAAAAATTCCTTATCTTTCAATTACCTTTTCCAAGATGCTCACCAAATCTCTCCGAGGAGAACTCATTGGTGGAAGAGAATACTTTCGTAATTCTGTGGTTTGTCTTGTACATTCCGACCCTGTGGCAAGCGACCATTTGGCAAAGGATCTAGTTTCTTCCATAGAAGAGGAATCGGGAAAAAAATCCATTGTCCTCCACTTTGCACAAAATGGACAATCAGAAAGCCCTTATCTTAAGTCATATAAGTTCAAAGACTCAGACCGAATCAAAGAAACTCTAGGCAAACACTACGCAAGCCATTCCTTTATTTTTTTGGAAGTTTTTCCTGACACTGACGAAGAACTCAAACGTCTGTTAATTGACGAATCCGACCATATAGAAAACTACCTTTCTCCTGATAAAAAAATCAACCTTTGTGATTCGATTACTAGTGAATCCAAAGAAAATGAAATTCTCTACCATGAAACCAATATCAGAGATTTAATCGAACATGGGAAATGGGAAATCCATATCAGACGAAAGGCAAGAGAACTTTCAGGAGTTCAAATCGGGGTGGCCCTTGGTGGAGGAGCAGCCCTCGGTCTTGCCCAAGTGGGAATCATGAAAGTCATGGAAGAAGAAGGACTGGTTCCTGATATGATCGCAGGCACTAGTATCGGCGCAGTCATCGGAGCATTTTGGGCCAGTGGACTCGGTTACAAAGGAATATTACCACTCCTTGCGGAAATCGACAGTATCTTCAAAATGTTCAAACTTGTGGACTTATCATTCCCTGGCCAAGGACTTTTACATGGAAAACATGTACGTTCCCTTCTTGAAAAGTATTTAGGAGACTTGTATTTTGAAGACCTTCCGATCAAACTGAGACTCATTAGTTGTGATATCACAACGAGACAAGAAATTGTTCTTTCGGAAGGAAAGGTATTGGATGCGGTGATGTCGAGTATTTCGATTCCAGGAGTTTTTGTTCCCCAACCCCAAGAGAATGGAAAAACCTATGTGGACGGCGGAATTGTAAACCCTCTCCCGGTTTCTGCTCTCACCCATGAAGGAGTTGGGAAAATCATTGCCGTCAATTCTATGCCCAGCTCCAAAGATGAGATGAAAACAAATAAACTTTTGAATTTGAATGTTTTGGATATCATTGTGAACAGCCTGTATTCCCTCCAATACCGAATTGGAAAGTACAGTGCTCAAGAAGCGGATGTATATTTAAATCCGATTCTGCCAAATTCCAATTGGTTTGAATTTTGGCGGAGTGCTGAATTCATCCAACTAGGGGAAACCGTTGTCAAAAGTTCCCTAGAGGAAATCAAACAATTGTTTAGCGAAAAATCTTAA
- a CDS encoding LIC11625 family surface-exposed protein yields MKRIWTLCIIVLFPVTFVYSEQNSGLAEEFTKLDDYLRNPKITEEQKKKNFETNLVSSVRSTLSKRLANPKRDLKDLKFQDLQTERPEGTNTFFVKYKNYYFQYQFPVDPETYVTSPSEEIVLEKPEGLDLGSNAHKEEKKN; encoded by the coding sequence ATGAAACGAATTTGGACTTTATGTATTATTGTATTATTTCCGGTAACATTTGTTTACTCGGAGCAAAACTCTGGTTTGGCGGAAGAGTTTACAAAACTAGATGATTATCTTAGAAATCCAAAAATTACTGAAGAACAGAAAAAAAAGAATTTTGAAACCAATCTGGTAAGTTCAGTTCGTAGTACATTATCAAAACGACTCGCCAATCCCAAAAGAGATTTAAAAGACCTAAAATTTCAGGATTTACAAACAGAACGTCCGGAAGGTACCAATACCTTTTTTGTGAAGTATAAGAACTATTATTTTCAATACCAATTTCCTGTAGATCCAGAGACTTACGTGACTTCTCCCTCAGAAGAAATTGTTTTAGAGAAACCGGAAGGTTTAGACCTCGGGTCGAACGCACACAAAGAAGAAAAAAAGAATTAG
- a CDS encoding MotA/TolQ/ExbB proton channel family protein: MSFPFAKSDSIISSVPPQTIPILIIFVSIVGFTIIVERLVYYWRLKAIPQDHFRRVRELAREQKWDEAKDILGQDVQSPAAVLLRMAFDLKRRGVQFWEDDIRQEGFRQIYLMERYLTGLGTIATIGPLLGVLGTVIGIVRSFAEGAGTQGAEVGISEALITTAMGLGIAIPAYIFYNLFTRMKEERIIEMENVTDLVLPHLNKR, from the coding sequence ATGTCTTTTCCTTTCGCTAAATCAGATTCAATCATTTCCTCGGTTCCTCCGCAAACCATTCCCATTTTAATCATCTTTGTATCCATCGTTGGTTTTACCATCATTGTGGAACGACTTGTTTATTACTGGAGATTAAAAGCTATCCCACAAGATCATTTCCGAAGAGTTCGGGAATTGGCTCGTGAACAAAAATGGGATGAGGCAAAAGATATACTCGGCCAAGATGTTCAGTCACCTGCAGCCGTTCTTTTACGTATGGCGTTTGATCTCAAACGTCGTGGAGTCCAGTTTTGGGAAGACGACATCCGCCAAGAAGGTTTTCGCCAAATTTATCTTATGGAACGTTATCTAACTGGTCTTGGAACCATTGCCACAATAGGCCCATTACTTGGTGTTCTTGGAACTGTAATCGGAATTGTTCGTTCCTTTGCAGAGGGTGCGGGAACTCAAGGTGCAGAAGTTGGGATTTCAGAAGCGCTGATTACCACTGCCATGGGGCTTGGAATTGCCATTCCTGCGTATATTTTTTATAATCTTTTTACTCGAATGAAAGAGGAAAGAATTATAGAAATGGAAAACGTGACTGATCTTGTTTTACCTCACTTAAACAAACGATAG
- a CDS encoding 3'(2'),5'-bisphosphate nucleotidase CysQ, which yields MEENDFREVWRWVLSVGDSILSIYKSDFQIRDKGGNDPVTEADLFASEFLFEKISNRFPSHGFLSEEKLDTNTRLDKEWVWILDPIDGTREFVKKNDQFALSLGLVRNGEAIWGVIFNPATGEFFSKNRNTFFAKVHPPFATEENFRILLVESGSILHPLEESKPVAKKPILLVSLSEMKEGLFSDSFWHDDFEIRSMGSIAYKLGLLSAGFIDLIVSLKPKNEWDICGGIALLDEENFTCFPLKDKGYQFNQAQTLSFGLVAGKKTAVQYLESKIDFHQLSLKVKERW from the coding sequence ATGGAAGAAAACGATTTTAGGGAAGTTTGGCGTTGGGTATTATCTGTTGGGGATTCGATCCTTTCCATTTATAAATCGGACTTTCAGATTCGTGACAAGGGTGGGAACGATCCTGTCACAGAAGCGGATTTGTTTGCCAGTGAGTTTCTTTTTGAAAAAATATCAAATAGATTTCCTTCTCATGGTTTTTTGTCTGAAGAAAAATTAGATACTAACACCCGTTTGGATAAAGAATGGGTTTGGATTTTAGATCCCATTGATGGTACTCGCGAATTTGTTAAAAAAAACGATCAGTTTGCGCTGAGTTTGGGTCTTGTGCGAAATGGGGAAGCCATTTGGGGGGTGATATTTAATCCTGCTACTGGTGAGTTTTTTTCCAAAAATCGAAATACTTTTTTTGCCAAAGTTCATCCTCCTTTTGCTACAGAAGAAAACTTTAGAATCCTACTTGTTGAAAGTGGATCCATATTACACCCGTTAGAGGAATCAAAACCTGTTGCAAAAAAACCCATCCTTCTTGTTTCATTATCTGAAATGAAAGAGGGACTTTTTTCTGATTCCTTTTGGCATGATGACTTTGAGATTCGTTCGATGGGTAGTATTGCCTATAAACTGGGACTTTTATCTGCAGGGTTTATCGACCTCATTGTTTCCTTAAAACCCAAAAATGAATGGGATATCTGTGGGGGTATTGCCCTATTGGATGAAGAAAACTTCACTTGTTTTCCTTTAAAAGACAAAGGGTATCAATTCAACCAAGCACAAACACTTTCCTTTGGTTTGGTAGCAGGTAAAAAAACTGCTGTGCAATATTTAGAATCCAAAATAGACTTCCACCAATTATCACTTAAGGTAAAGGAACGATGGTAA
- the recN gene encoding DNA repair protein RecN — protein sequence MITHLKIKDFALFESLELSLADGLSVFTGESGAGKSLIFDALASLFGGRCSTANIRQGKERYSLQAVLSLTGQNLAKDYLMEQGFRYTGDEIIITKELMKDGKARVKIGESLASTTHLRELGKTMAEIHSQNEQLFLLEKSNQLEFLDRYGNLESLKFKFKSALQQYRHWKQKLSDFEETRRTMLKRKEILEYEIEEIESVSPKEGEDESLSSEESLLANGEKLAENYRLVLEELTEKENSILKVFPTLIHAIQKVSILIPEKKEMLEEWEEVYDRLKSLKSIIREEEEELFFSPERLDMVQSRLQDIKKLKKKYNVSLTEINLLLEEKKSELERWNEQAGDEDFLRIKKDQCLTEMKELGFQLSKLRRNVISQFEEDVQKEMADLGLEGGKLQVVLRWEENPEGEVEEGSKSYFLSESGLDQIEFYFSANPGEKPRPLRKVASGGELSRVMLALRSVLGKQAPSPQMLVLDEVDTGLGGEAAEAMATKLKKLARNSQILLITHTQQVAAAGDHQIKIEKRQEGGRTVSYAAILDFEERKRELARMIGGKQLTSAVLKAATDLLMKKAG from the coding sequence ATGATTACACATTTGAAAATTAAAGATTTTGCACTCTTTGAATCCCTGGAACTTTCCCTTGCGGATGGTCTCTCTGTCTTTACTGGCGAGTCCGGTGCCGGAAAATCCTTAATTTTCGATGCCCTGGCTTCTTTGTTTGGAGGGCGATGTTCCACGGCCAACATTCGACAAGGAAAGGAGCGGTATTCTTTGCAAGCTGTTCTATCTTTAACCGGACAAAACTTAGCCAAAGACTATTTGATGGAACAAGGCTTTCGTTATACGGGTGATGAGATTATCATCACTAAGGAGCTAATGAAAGATGGAAAAGCGCGGGTGAAAATCGGAGAGAGTTTGGCTTCCACCACCCATCTTCGGGAGCTTGGAAAAACGATGGCGGAAATCCATTCCCAAAACGAACAACTATTCCTACTCGAAAAATCCAACCAGTTGGAATTTTTAGACCGCTATGGCAATTTGGAATCCTTAAAATTCAAATTTAAATCCGCATTACAACAATACCGTCATTGGAAACAAAAACTTTCCGATTTTGAAGAAACGAGACGTACGATGCTCAAACGAAAAGAAATCCTCGAGTATGAAATCGAAGAGATCGAATCCGTTTCACCCAAAGAAGGAGAAGATGAAAGTTTATCTTCAGAAGAATCTCTTTTGGCCAATGGCGAAAAACTAGCGGAGAACTACCGTTTGGTCTTAGAGGAATTGACAGAGAAAGAAAACTCAATTTTGAAAGTATTCCCAACTCTCATCCATGCCATTCAGAAAGTTTCTATTTTGATTCCTGAAAAGAAGGAAATGTTGGAAGAATGGGAAGAAGTTTATGACAGGTTAAAATCGCTGAAATCAATTATCAGAGAAGAAGAAGAGGAATTATTTTTTAGCCCAGAACGTTTGGATATGGTTCAGTCTAGACTCCAGGACATTAAAAAACTAAAGAAAAAATACAATGTCAGTTTAACCGAGATCAACCTTTTGCTCGAAGAGAAAAAATCGGAGCTCGAACGTTGGAACGAACAAGCAGGGGATGAGGATTTTTTACGAATCAAAAAAGACCAATGCTTAACGGAGATGAAAGAACTAGGATTCCAACTTTCGAAATTACGTCGTAATGTGATATCGCAGTTTGAAGAGGATGTTCAAAAAGAGATGGCGGATTTGGGACTTGAGGGAGGAAAACTCCAAGTGGTTCTTCGTTGGGAAGAAAATCCTGAAGGTGAAGTGGAAGAAGGATCGAAGTCTTATTTTCTTTCGGAATCGGGACTCGACCAAATTGAGTTCTATTTTAGCGCCAATCCAGGAGAAAAACCACGTCCACTTCGCAAAGTGGCCTCTGGTGGTGAATTGTCCCGGGTGATGCTTGCACTGAGGAGTGTTCTCGGAAAACAGGCCCCTTCGCCTCAAATGTTGGTTTTGGATGAGGTGGATACAGGTCTTGGTGGGGAGGCTGCGGAGGCGATGGCAACTAAGCTTAAAAAACTAGCAAGAAACTCACAAATTCTCCTAATCACACACACACAACAGGTGGCGGCCGCTGGGGATCATCAAATCAAGATCGAAAAACGCCAGGAAGGTGGTAGGACTGTGTCCTATGCTGCGATTCTTGACTTTGAGGAAAGGAAAAGGGAGCTTGCCCGAATGATTGGTGGTAAACAGTTGACTTCTGCGGTCTTAAAAGCAGCGACAGATCTACTAATGAAAAAAGCAGGTTAG
- a CDS encoding ExbD/TolR family protein, which yields MKFRKTQKSFNNIELAPLIDVISFIVIYFLMNATLEKNTALKVELPRSSSVAKEKQKDELVITVDKQGKIYLDQNSEPVALEGLTEKINGFLGPEKERDPKKNKVIIRGDGGASYQVVVKVIDAVNAAGVSRFNLAMVKGTSK from the coding sequence ATGAAATTTCGCAAAACGCAAAAATCATTTAATAATATCGAACTAGCGCCTCTAATCGATGTTATTTCCTTTATAGTGATTTACTTTTTGATGAACGCAACTTTGGAGAAAAACACTGCGTTGAAGGTGGAGTTGCCACGTTCCTCCAGTGTTGCTAAAGAAAAACAAAAAGATGAACTAGTGATCACTGTAGACAAACAAGGAAAAATATATTTAGATCAAAATTCGGAGCCAGTGGCTCTCGAGGGGCTCACTGAAAAAATCAATGGATTCCTTGGCCCAGAAAAAGAAAGAGATCCGAAAAAAAATAAAGTCATTATTCGTGGAGATGGTGGTGCGTCCTACCAAGTTGTGGTTAAGGTAATCGATGCAGTCAATGCTGCCGGTGTTAGTCGCTTTAACCTAGCAATGGTAAAAGGCACATCTAAGTGA
- a CDS encoding ATP-dependent helicase, which yields MELVGLNSEQKKAVESVDGPLLILAGAGSGKTRVITYRIANLILNHKVYPNQILAVTFTNKAAEEMRIRCRSLLPEGNGEPLVRTFHSLCLYLLRREGKVLGIGNNFTVYDSDMQESLIKEILKSKDMDTKEFRPSSLANTFSSSKDSFMTAEEYAKKKADDSYTKTIASVFLEYEKRKDLRNALDFGDLILKTVILFRDFPVILEKYQRLWKYIMVDEYQDTNKIQYHLVQSLSSFHKNLCVVGDDDQSIYSWRGADISNILNFKKDYPEAVVVKLEENYRSTKTIIETAAALISNNKQRTNKTLRTENPMGDKIKVTSYQNEMEEAEGIVQKIQSSARRGQKYSSFAVFYRTNSQSRYFEEALRKRAIPYKIFGGFRFFDRKEVKDLIAYLSVVVNPVDSTSLLRIINSPPRGIGDTTVSRLLSYSVNEGLSLFECLGKAVPDIKKGTSQKLASLYRMFDSAMEDLGKKTPSEIAYEVLEHSGYREFLENEGTEDSFSRLSNLNEFVNALKEFEENNPEATLEEYLGNISLITSEDNTKDLPDYVILMTVHNAKGLEFQHVFMAGMEEGTFPHFLSIDSPDGLEEERRLAYVAITRARKNLEISFSRFTRKFGDVDARLPSQFLEELPSEFVEGEFTENRYGVRRPEFTPRAERFQKSEEKFESVQAKAGDGDFQVGTKVRHKVYGEGRILTISGSGDNRKVEVRFGSHLDKKFLLAYTPLEIIS from the coding sequence GTGGAGTTAGTTGGACTCAATTCCGAACAAAAAAAGGCTGTTGAATCAGTAGACGGCCCTCTACTCATTTTGGCTGGTGCTGGTTCTGGTAAAACTCGAGTGATTACCTACCGCATTGCCAATCTAATCCTAAATCATAAAGTATATCCTAATCAAATTTTAGCAGTCACATTTACCAACAAAGCAGCGGAAGAAATGCGCATCCGATGCCGTAGTTTGTTGCCAGAAGGAAATGGTGAACCATTGGTTCGAACCTTTCACTCTCTTTGTTTGTATTTGTTGCGAAGAGAAGGAAAAGTTTTGGGGATTGGAAATAATTTTACTGTTTATGACAGTGATATGCAAGAGTCCCTCATCAAAGAAATTCTAAAATCCAAAGATATGGACACAAAAGAATTTCGGCCATCAAGTTTAGCCAATACCTTTTCTTCATCAAAAGATTCCTTTATGACAGCTGAAGAATATGCTAAAAAAAAGGCTGACGACTCCTATACAAAGACCATAGCTTCTGTTTTCTTAGAATATGAAAAACGTAAAGACTTACGTAATGCTCTGGATTTTGGTGATTTGATTTTAAAGACGGTTATTTTGTTTCGTGATTTTCCTGTGATTTTGGAAAAATACCAAAGACTTTGGAAATACATCATGGTGGACGAATACCAAGATACAAATAAAATTCAATATCATTTAGTACAGTCTTTGTCTTCTTTTCACAAAAATCTTTGTGTTGTAGGTGACGATGACCAGTCTATTTATTCCTGGCGCGGTGCTGATATTTCGAATATTCTAAACTTCAAAAAGGATTATCCGGAGGCTGTCGTTGTAAAATTGGAAGAGAACTATCGTTCCACGAAAACCATTATTGAAACTGCGGCTGCTCTTATTTCTAATAACAAACAAAGAACCAATAAAACCCTTCGCACTGAAAATCCGATGGGGGATAAAATCAAAGTTACTTCTTATCAAAATGAAATGGAAGAAGCAGAGGGAATTGTTCAAAAAATTCAATCCAGTGCGAGAAGGGGACAAAAGTATTCAAGTTTTGCAGTATTTTATAGAACCAATTCACAATCCCGGTATTTTGAAGAAGCCTTGCGAAAAAGAGCCATTCCTTATAAAATTTTTGGTGGGTTTCGTTTCTTTGATAGGAAAGAGGTTAAAGATTTAATCGCTTACCTTTCAGTTGTTGTGAATCCGGTAGATTCCACATCGCTTTTACGAATTATCAACTCACCACCGCGTGGAATTGGTGACACAACGGTCAGTCGTTTGTTATCTTATTCCGTAAATGAAGGTCTCTCCTTATTTGAATGTTTGGGAAAAGCAGTTCCGGATATTAAAAAAGGCACCTCGCAAAAGTTAGCTTCTTTGTATCGAATGTTTGATTCTGCCATGGAAGATCTTGGAAAAAAAACACCATCTGAAATTGCCTATGAGGTTTTAGAACATTCTGGTTATCGGGAATTTTTGGAAAACGAAGGCACAGAGGATTCTTTCTCAAGACTCTCCAATTTAAATGAATTTGTAAATGCTCTCAAAGAATTTGAAGAAAATAATCCAGAAGCCACTTTGGAAGAATACCTGGGAAATATATCTCTCATAACTAGCGAAGACAATACCAAAGATTTGCCGGACTATGTAATTTTGATGACTGTCCACAATGCGAAAGGATTGGAATTTCAACATGTATTTATGGCAGGAATGGAAGAAGGAACCTTTCCCCATTTTCTATCGATTGATTCACCCGATGGACTTGAAGAAGAACGTAGGCTCGCCTATGTTGCCATAACTCGTGCCCGTAAAAATTTAGAGATTAGTTTTTCTAGATTTACACGTAAGTTTGGTGATGTGGATGCAAGGCTTCCTTCTCAATTTTTGGAAGAACTCCCCAGCGAATTTGTCGAGGGAGAATTTACGGAAAACCGGTATGGAGTGCGTAGACCAGAATTTACTCCAAGGGCAGAAAGGTTCCAAAAATCAGAAGAAAAATTTGAATCGGTACAGGCAAAAGCCGGTGATGGGGATTTTCAGGTCGGAACAAAGGTGCGGCATAAAGTTTACGGAGAAGGACGGATCCTTACTATTTCAGGATCAGGGGATAATCGTAAGGTCGAAGTGCGTTTTGGCTCTCATTTGGATAAAAAATTCTTATTGGCATACACACCATTAGAGATAATTTCATAA